A genomic region of Mugil cephalus isolate CIBA_MC_2020 chromosome 5, CIBA_Mcephalus_1.1, whole genome shotgun sequence contains the following coding sequences:
- the LOC125007645 gene encoding uncharacterized protein LOC125007645, with protein sequence MLILTVHPEAVLPSLCSTERHFDRDPVKAEAYQVDITKLKKAGYVSEVSREQVKTSKESWFIPHHLVKHNGKNWIVFNCSYTYSNQNLHELLLSGPNLGASLLGVLLWFREHSIAVSGDIRGMFHQVRLLPEDRPLLRFLWHDLQRDSQPGVHKWQVLPFKTTCSPCCATYALQRHVKDHTHPGGAVRESIENHFYVDNWLRSFPTQDMAKDVADKLRELLLEGGFKLRQWASSMLDVISHLPKEIKSESSEPAAEPAMDRAASKQEVYIFCDASQHVYGSVGRCTEDAEGYVS encoded by the coding sequence ATGCTTATACTCACAGTGCACCCTGAAGCAGTACTCCCGAGCCTATGTAGCACGGAGAGACATTTTGACAGAGACCCAGTGAAGGCAGAGGCATATCAGGTAGATATCACGAAGTTGAAGAAAGCAGGCTACGTCTCCGAAGTTAGCCGGGAGCAAGTGAAGACTTCCAAGGAATCGTGGTTTATTCCCCATCACCTGGTGAAACACAACGGGAAAAATTGGATCGTGTTCAACTGTTCTTACACCTACAGCAATCAGAACCTTCATGAGCTACTGTTGTCTGGCCCAAACCTGGGTGCATCTCTCCTTGGTGTCCTGCTGTGGTTTAGGGAACACTCCATTGCTGTCAGCGGTGACATAAGGGGAATGTTCCACCAGGTTAGGTTGCTGCCTGAAGATCGGCCTCTGCTGCGCTTTCTCTGGCATGATCTACAGAGAGACTCCCAACCTGGTGTACATAAGTGGCAGGTCCTTCCCTTCAAGACTACTTGTTCCCCATGCTGCGCCACATACGCACTACAGAGGCATGTAAAGGATCACACCCACCCAGGGGGTGCAGTGCGTGAGTCCATCGAGAACCACTTCTATGTGGACAACTGGCTACGAAGCTTCCCTACTCAAGACATGGCCAAAGATGTCGCAGACAAGCTGAGGGAGCTGTTGCTGGAGGGAGGCTTCAAGCTGCGGCAGTGGGCCAGCAGCATGCTAGATGTTATCAGCCACCTGCCCAAGGAGATCAAGTCAGAGAGTAGTGAACCAGCTGCAGAACCAGCCATGGACCGTGCAGCCAGTAAGCAGGAGGTCTACATCTTCTGTGATGCATCTCAACATGTGTATGGCAGTGTGGGTAGATGCACAGAAGACGCAGAGGGGTATGTTTCCTGA